Proteins co-encoded in one Corylus avellana chromosome ca9, CavTom2PMs-1.0 genomic window:
- the LOC132191785 gene encoding soluble inorganic pyrophosphatase 4-like, producing MVPPIETPNKTPTPDVHHGHHAPHPPLNERILSSMTRRSAAAHPWHDLEIGPGAPTVFNCVIEISKGSKVKYELDKKTGLIKVDRVLYSSVVYPHNYGFIPRTLCEDNDPLDVLIIMQEPVLPGCFLRAKAIGLMPMIDQGEKDDKIIAVCADDPEYRHYNDIKELPPHRLAEIRRFFEDYKKNENKEVAVNDFLPASAAYDAIQYSMNLYADYIVESLRR from the exons ATGGTTCCACCAATTGAAACTCCGAACAAAACTCCCACTCCCGATGTTCATCATGGTCATCATGCCCCTCATCCACCTCTTAATGAGAGGATTCTTTCGTCCATGACCAGGAGGTCTGCTGCTGCACACCCTTGGCATGATCTTGAGATAG GACCTGGAGCTCCAACCGTGTTCAACTGC GTGATTGAAATAAGTAAAGGAAGCAAGGTGAAATATGAACTCGACAAGAAAACTGGATTGATCAAG GTTGACCGTGTGCTTTACTCATCAGTTGTGTACCCACACAACTATGGCTTCATTCCTCGTACTCTTTGTGAGGACAATGATCCCTTGGATGTCTTGATTATCATGCAG GAGCCAGTTCTTCCAGGATGCTTTCTTCGGGCTAAAGCTATAGGCCTGATGCCTATGATTGATCAG GGTGAGAAAGATGACAAGATAATTGCTGTTTGTGCTGATGATCCTGAGTACCGACACTACAATGATATCAAGGAGCTCCCACCACATCGTTTGGCTGAGATCCGCCGCTTCTTTGAAGACT ACAAGAAAAATGAGAACAAGGAAGTTGCAGTTAATGACTTTCTGCCTGCCTCTGCTGCCTATGATGCAATCCAGTACTCCAT GAACCTCTATGCGGACTACATAGTGGAGAGCTTGAGGCGGTAG
- the LOC132192262 gene encoding small ribosomal subunit protein uS8-like, whose translation MVRVSVLNDALKSMYNAEKRGKRQVMIRPSSKVIIKFLLVMQKHGYIGEFEFVDDHRAGKIVVELNGRLNKCGVISPRFDVGVKEIEPWTARLLPSRQFGYIVLTTSAGIMDHEEARRKNVGGKVLGFFY comes from the exons ATGGTGAGAGTCAGCGTTCTGAATGATGCTCTAAAGAGCATGTACAATGCTGAGAAGCGGGGAAAGCGGCAAGTCATGATCAGGCCTTCCTCAAAGGTTATCATCAAGTTTCTGTTGGTCATGCAAAAGCATG GATATATTGGTGAATTTGAGTTTGTGGATGATCACAGAGCTGGAAAAATTGTGGTTGAACTAAATGGGAGGTTGAACAAGTGTGGGGTTATTAGCCCTCGTTTTGATGTTGGTGTCAAAGAGATTGAGCCCTGGACTGCTAGATTGCTTCCCTCTAGACAG TTTGGATATATTGTGTTGACAACTTCTGCGGGCATCATGGACCACGAAGAGGCTAGGAGGAAAAATGTTGGTGGAAAAGTTCTGGGTTTCTTTTACTAG
- the LOC132162058 gene encoding uncharacterized protein LOC132162058 — MSSFTNTTNFDNLLLQTLMGRLQIRPPTSPMQSQSLEELLFDAANFSDDIDDDDEDNSNKTQLAKEESKLEKEIVRVILSGKTDSLKPNSGQAVTIGEHHICVGFHEEKGSDYRVWEWHGHIMLFDEENGYTPEYIYGNYFERLLVKSRGGEEEKEEEEEEEKEEKVANLGLRELIDGGDSGGGRILHRSMNTGSSRV; from the exons ATGAGTTCGTTCACCAACACCACCAATTTCGACAACCTCCTCCTCCAAACCCTGATGGGCCGCCTCCAAATCCGCCCTCCGACTAGTCCTATGCAGTCCCAGTCCCTCGAGGAACTCCTCTTCGACGCCGCCAATTTCTCCGACGATATcgacgacgacgacgaagaTAATAGCAACAAGACCCAGCTCGCAAAAGAAGAATCAAAGCTCGAAAAGGAAATCGTCCGGGTCATCCTCAGCGGCAAGACCGATTCCCTCAAACCCAACTCGGGCCAGGCCGTCACCATCGGCGAGCACCACATTTGCGTCGGGTTTCATGAGGAGAAGGGGTCGGATTATCGGGTGTGGGAGTGGCACGGGCACATAATGCTCTTTGACGAAGAGAACGGGTACACGCCCGAGTATATATATGGTAATTACTTCGAGAGGTTGTTGGTGAAGTCGCGTGGTGGTGaagaggagaaggaggaggaggaggaagaggagaaggaagagaagGTGGCGAACTTGGGGCTAAGGGAGTTGATTGACGGTGGGGATTCAGGTGGTGGTCGGATTCTTCATCGAAGCATGAATACTGGTTCTTCAAG GGTTTAG